The Apium graveolens cultivar Ventura chromosome 6, ASM990537v1, whole genome shotgun sequence genome contains a region encoding:
- the LOC141664592 gene encoding uncharacterized protein LOC141664592 yields the protein MRNKRFGGGWHISGTPLDLHDPRILAITEAERQMLEAEYDEYTSTNASGASFLRSAALILMALLLLRHAVTVTDVDEDGDASNFFTEAAALAATHFAFILQSRTPRGLHITLASAPTATTQQ from the exons ATGAGAAATAAGAGATTCGG GGGAGGATGGCATATTTCTGGCACACCCTTGGATCTGCATGATCCTCGCATTTTGGCAATCACAGAAGCAGAGCGTCAAATGTTGGAGGCAGAGTATGATGAATATACATCAACAAATGCTAGCGGAGCTTCGTTTCTCCGTTCAGCTGCTCTAATT TTAATGGCTCTCTTGCTATTAAGGCATGCAGTTACTGTGACTGATGTAGATGAAGATGGTGATGCATCTAACTTCTTTACT GAGGCTGCAGCACTGGCAGCAACACACTTTGCCTTTATACTACAATCAAGAACCCCCAGGGGTCTACATATTACGCTAGCTTCAGCACCCACTGCCACCACACAGCAGTGA
- the LOC141664591 gene encoding TATA box-binding protein-associated factor RNA polymerase I subunit B-like: protein MSCGRLFCLQTSAFSVTEKEIDPPPEGCPISSSLMFRPTQGLSSQKLESTAAIIAEMLGLELPPTSSSLSTACGENELDSDSDANLNDVVMTSPDFGAKELLLTLDTKYKDLLDTFEYLKGMPTYFNNIKMLFFAGVGPSFEDIEETKIIEEFWSLYQRRRDSSSSERPNSSSSKHSCNESDREEAVNRLKSNMENRFCYIPPRDKCNNTKYLHYARKKDEGAYTYAAHADYYILLRACARVAQIDLGACMLGFERRLALLEKNIDRCLNVKLPTDTCEFCCDDEVEVNATDRVEVNATDDPVMGFSDLNL, encoded by the exons ATGTCTTGCGGGAGGCTGTTCTGCCTGCAGACATCTGCGTTTTCTGTTACTGAAAAAGAAATTGATCCTCCACCTGAAGGATGCCCTATCAGTTCGAGTCTTATGTTTAGACCTACCCAAGGTCTTTCATCACAGAAGTTGGAGTCAACGGCCGCTATTATTGCTGAAATGTTGGGTTTGGAATTACCTCCA ACTTCTAGTTCTTTATCAACTGCCTGTGGAGAAAATGAGCTGGATTCGGACTCTGATGCTAACTTGAATGATGTTGTCATGACTTCGCCTGATTTTGGTGCTAAGGAGCTGCTACTGACTCTTGATACCAAATATAAGGATCTTCTTGACACATTTG AGTATTTGAAAGGCATGCCCACTTATTTCAATAATATAAAGATGTTATTTTTTGCGGGAGTTGGACCATCATTTGAGGACATTGAAGAAACTAAGATAATAGAGGAATTCTGGAGCTTATATCAGAGACGAAGG GACAGTTCCTCctctgaaagaccaaattcttcCTCCAGTAAACACTCTTGTAATGAATCAGACAGAGAGGAAGCAGTGAATCGCTTGAAATCGAACATGGAAAACAGATTCTGTTACATTCCTCCAAGAGATAAATGCAATAATACAAAATACCTTCACTATGCTAGGAAGAAAGATGAAGGTGCTTATACTTATGCCGCCCATGCTGATTATTATATTCTGCTTCGCGCTTGTGCTAGAGTTGCCCAAATAGATTTAGGTGCTTGCATGCTGGGTTTTGAAAGAAGATTGGCTTTGTTAGAAAAGAATATTGATCGTTGCCTGAATGTAAAACTTCCCACAGACACTTGTGAGTTTTGTTGTGACGACGAGGTGGAAGTCAATGCTACGGACAGGGTGGAAGTAAATGCTACTGATGATCCTGTTATGGGATTCTCAGATTTAAATTTGTGA
- the LOC141667728 gene encoding F-box/LRR-repeat protein At1g67190-like: MLVVLIIMDHIPVEVIGHVLSLIGDARHVVIASVTCRKWRQAFYNYLHTLNFDDHNKHTVYGRFSGSEIETLISNTIFQTTGLQCLSISMDGVSSISAAFVIDWLIYTGKTLRKLHFNLRTTPNFNILDKFDVSKMELLDLAGNTITITSGYGIFLCLRCLSLSHVVVSPLDLSLLLSACPNMEVFNLDSLEFVMSHETTTIEFTTSTLKEASLQYVCFDNFILKADNLEKLQVRKCSFTAFDLLGKGTLRFLEIEYVIMSHFDIGENFQNLEVVNVNNHQIIWENFHHMIARSAGLTRLKLWFPGFGKILNMESISACFPLLSHLALKYDLTDESSLHWNATDSNLGGSYHFGNVVVLELQCLFINSCFPLWLEELLKRCPKLRKLVICGLEFLEAHVKCSSSVIERANLKAQQLDFGMSCISKLMTKYEHVTVQFRYI, from the coding sequence ATGCTAGTGGTTTTGATTATCATGGACCATATTCCTGTTGAAGTGATCGGACATGTTCTTTCTTTAATTGGGGATGCCCGCCATGTAGTCATTGCATCAGTGACGTGTCGCAAGTGGCGACAGGCTTTCTATAATTACCTTCATACACTTAATTTCGATGATCACAACAAGCACACTGTTTATGGCCGTTTTTCAGGGAGTGAAATCGAAACTCTAATTTCTAATACCATTTTTCAAACCACTGGATTACAGTGCCTTTCGATATCTATGGATGGTGTTTCTTCTATCTCTGCTGCTTTTGTCATTGATTGGCTCATTTATACCGGTAAAACCCTGCGCAAACTTCATTTTAATCTAAGGACCACTCCCAACTTCAATATTCTTGACAAGTTTGATGTCTCTAAAATGGAGTTGCTGGACTTGGCTGGAAATACTATCACGATTACTAGCGGGTACGGGATATTTCTTTGTCTGAGATGTCTTTCTTTGAGTCATGTTGTTGTGTCACCACTGGATTTGAGTCTTCTTCTCTCTGCCTGCCCAAACATGGAGGTATTTAACCTTGACAGTTTGGAGTTTGTGATGTCTCATGAAACGACGACAATAGAATTTACTACGTCTACCTTAAAAGAAGCTTCTCTCCAATATGTGTGTTTTGATAATTTTATATTGAAGGCTGATAACCTGGAAAAGTTGCAGGTAAGAAAATGTAGTTTCACAGCTTTTGACCTTTTGGGCAAAGGTACATTGAGGTTCCTCGAGATTGAATACGTAATTATGAGTCATTTTGATATTGGCGAGAATTTCCAAAATCTTGAAGTTGTGAATGTTAACAATCATCAAAtaatatgggaaaattttcatCATATGATAGCAAGATCAGCAGGACTGACAAGACTTAAGCTATGGTTTCCTGGCTTTGGCAAGATTTTAAACATGGAATCTATTTCAGCCTGCTTTCCTTTGTTAAGCCATCTTGCCTTGAAGTATGATTTAACTGATGAGTCATCTCTTCATTGGAATGCAACCGATTCTAATTTGGGAGGTTCATATCATTTTGGCAATGTGGTTGTTCTGGAGCTACAATGTTTATTTATTAACTCTTGTTTCCCCTTGTGGCTTGAGGAGCTGCTAAAAAGATGTCCTAAGCTCAGAAAGTTAGTAATATGCGGGCTTGAGTTTTTAGAGGCTCACGTAAAGTGCAGCAGCAGCGTCATAGAAAGGGCCAATTTAAAGGCCCAACAGCTGGATTTCGGAATGTCATGTATTTCTAAGCTTATGACTAAGTACGAGCATGTGACTGTTCAGTTTAGATACATATAG